In Capsicum annuum cultivar UCD-10X-F1 chromosome 11, UCD10Xv1.1, whole genome shotgun sequence, one genomic interval encodes:
- the LOC107847133 gene encoding NAC domain-containing protein 72-like, whose protein sequence is MASFDEQSKAHIKASSWSTTQSPKMQELDKQKQVVDDEKDLVVKPNYNINTNGKRVYVDDNFVFPPGYRFCPHDEELIIHYLKKKVMNELLPHDKIKEVNLYKHSPQELSENYSMLGEREWYFFTPRNRKYPNGDRPNRAAGTGYWKATGADKPIKHNNVKVGFRKALVFYEGKPPKGDKTNWIMHEFRVNESRRLKSHASDMRLDDWVLCRIYKKVDKSFKASRKDEHVEVDATRSCSSVGKVKNCDYEGIMDSCGELARQHFELPHQYDITLDDPNFMPDYFSHYGARSSNYGMYFKPSFSPGNMYVWDHKGYQENNYLPVHFDFNNFCQDPCENIGEIESHIVLNNDVNNGVLDVVDENSSIDKE, encoded by the exons ATGGCTTCTTTCGATGAGCAAAGCAAGGCGCATATCAAGGCCAGCTCTTGGAGTACAACACAAAGCCCTAAAATGCAAGAGCTAGATAAACAAAAACAAGTTGTTGATGATGAAAAGGATTTGGTAGTAAAACCAAATTACAACATTAACACAAATGGAAAAAGAGTTTATGTGGATGATAACTTTGTTTTCCCACCAGGTTATCGTTTTTGTCCACATGATGAAGAACTTATTATTCATTACCTTAAGAAGAAAGTAATGAATGAACTTTTGCCCCATGACAAAATCAAGGAGGTTAATCTTTATAAGCATAGTCCTCAGGAGCTTTCAg AGAACTATTCAATGCTCGGAGAAAGGGAATGGTACTTCTTCACTCCAAGGAATAGGAAATATCCTAATGGCGATAGGCCAAATCGTGCTGCTGGAACAGGCTATTGGAAGGCTACTGGAGCTGACAAACCTATTAAGCACAACAATGTTAAAGTTGGATTCCGAAAGGCGTTGGTTTTTTACGAAGGAAAGCCTCCCAAAGGCGATAAAACAAACTGGATTATGCATGAATTTAGAGTGAATGAATCACGCAGGCTCAAATCGCATGCATCTGACATGAGG CTCGATGATTGGGTTCTATGTAGAATTTACAAGAAAGTTGacaagtcattcaaagcttctcGGAAGGATGAACATGTGGAAGTAGATGCTACCAGAAGTTGTTCTTCGGTAGGTAAGGTGAAAAACTGCGACTATGAAGGAATTATGGATTCATGTGGAGAACTTGCAAGACAACACTTCGAGCTTCCTCATCAATATGATATCACTCTTGACGATCCAAATTTTATGCCAGATTATTTTTCCCATTATGGAGCAAGATCATCAAACTATGGAATGTATTTTAAACCATCATTTTCTCCTGGAAATATGTATGTTTGGGATCACAAAGGATATCAAGAAAACAACTATTTGCCTGTTCATTTCGATTTCAACAACTTCTGTCAGGATCCTTGTGAAAATATAGGTGAAATTGAATCTCACATTGTTCTGAATAATGATGTGAATAATGgtgttcttgatgttgttgatgagaactcatccatcgataaagaatga